One region of Bosea sp. 29B genomic DNA includes:
- a CDS encoding 8-oxoguanine deaminase — protein sequence MRIWIRNPLAILAGNAGGGVVVEDGMIVELVASGAYPALPVTESFDASGHVVLPGLINTHHHFYQTLTRAHPAAIDRELFPWLKALYPLWARLRPEDLRLAMRAALVELMLSGCTTAADHHYLYPAGLENAVDIAVEEARALGIRVTISRGSMNLSQKDGGLPPDEVVQDEDTILADCERVLGLFHDPKPGSMVQIALAPCSPFSVTTSLMAASAELATRFDAPLHTHLAETQDEDAYCLEVYGKRPLDLLEEAGWLRPKTWLAHGIHFSCEECERLGKAGVGVCHCPTSNGMLASGFCKTRELEAAGAPVGLGVDGSASNDGSNLMEELRHALLVNRLHYKSASAVTARDTIRWATEGSARCLGRSDIGRIAPGMQADLAFYRLDELRFSGAHDPIAALVLCGANRADRVMVGGRWRVIDGEIPGLDLTSLRRAHGLAAERYA from the coding sequence ATGCGCATCTGGATCAGGAACCCGCTCGCCATCCTCGCTGGGAATGCCGGGGGCGGGGTGGTGGTCGAGGACGGAATGATCGTCGAGCTGGTCGCGAGCGGTGCCTACCCGGCCCTGCCGGTGACAGAGAGCTTCGATGCCTCCGGCCATGTCGTGCTGCCCGGCTTGATCAACACCCACCACCATTTCTACCAGACGCTGACCCGGGCTCATCCGGCCGCGATCGACCGCGAGCTCTTTCCCTGGTTGAAGGCGCTCTATCCGCTCTGGGCGCGCTTACGGCCGGAGGATCTGCGCCTCGCGATGCGTGCCGCGCTGGTCGAGCTGATGCTGTCGGGTTGCACGACGGCGGCCGACCACCACTACCTCTATCCGGCCGGGCTGGAGAACGCCGTCGACATCGCCGTCGAGGAGGCGCGGGCGCTCGGCATCCGCGTCACCATCTCGCGTGGCTCGATGAACCTGTCGCAGAAGGATGGCGGCCTGCCGCCCGACGAGGTCGTGCAGGACGAGGACACCATCCTCGCCGATTGCGAGCGGGTGCTCGGCCTGTTCCATGATCCCAAGCCCGGCAGCATGGTGCAGATCGCGCTCGCGCCCTGCTCGCCCTTCTCGGTGACGACCTCGCTGATGGCGGCCTCGGCCGAGCTCGCGACGCGCTTCGATGCGCCGCTGCATACTCATCTCGCCGAGACGCAGGACGAGGACGCGTATTGCCTGGAGGTCTATGGCAAGCGCCCGCTCGACCTGCTGGAGGAAGCCGGCTGGTTGCGGCCGAAGACCTGGCTGGCGCACGGCATCCACTTCTCCTGCGAGGAATGCGAGCGATTGGGCAAGGCCGGAGTCGGCGTCTGCCATTGCCCGACCTCGAACGGCATGCTCGCTTCCGGCTTCTGCAAGACGCGCGAGCTGGAGGCGGCCGGCGCACCGGTTGGCCTCGGCGTCGACGGTTCGGCCAGCAATGACGGCTCGAACCTGATGGAGGAATTGCGCCACGCGCTGCTGGTCAACCGGCTGCATTACAAGAGCGCCAGCGCAGTGACGGCACGCGATACGATCCGCTGGGCGACGGAAGGCTCTGCACGCTGCCTGGGGCGTTCCGATATCGGCCGGATCGCGCCCGGCATGCAGGCTGATCTTGCCTTCTATCGGCTCGACGAGCTGCGTTTCTCGGGCGCGCATGACCCGATCGCGGCGCTGGTGCTGTGCGGCGCCAACCGGGCCGACCGCGTCATGGTCGGCGGCCGCTGGCGGGTGATCGATGGCGAGATTCCAGGCCTCGATCTCACGAGTCTGCGCCGGGCGCATGGGCTTGCGGCGGAGCGTTACGCCTAG